From the genome of Virgibacillus siamensis, one region includes:
- the spoVID gene encoding stage VI sporulation protein D, which yields MTDDQAVFRFDLNESLYFEKGQEVSEMMGISLEPEISIQPFHDYISIRGVIELQGAYKRVPTSTENEDTNDLEDYHSRRYVEKVVELDDEQLEFTHRFPVEISIPVHRVNDLNQVTVDIGSFDYEIPNQSQMKLSSTIEIHGIDEQTQEVPVQSDESEPAFMQREDEEFEFDIKEEAQDEDTPEAEEEPAAELPQMGESEPADEEDGRWKYKKSQSLTEFFNKDAKEEPEMETSEEDASPEVEISESEEMVETTEDQMDSEAEDVRYLSDMFRSEEGEEYVSMRLCIVQETDTVETIAERYEISAGQLLKKNRLSNEDLTEGQLLYIPYKKLN from the coding sequence TTGACTGATGATCAGGCAGTATTTCGGTTTGATTTAAATGAATCGCTTTATTTTGAAAAAGGACAGGAAGTTTCAGAGATGATGGGTATTTCCCTTGAGCCGGAAATTTCTATCCAGCCGTTTCATGACTATATTTCCATTCGGGGAGTAATTGAACTTCAAGGTGCATATAAAAGGGTTCCAACTTCCACAGAAAATGAGGATACAAATGATTTGGAAGATTATCATTCAAGGCGGTATGTTGAGAAAGTGGTTGAATTGGATGATGAACAATTAGAATTTACTCACCGATTTCCGGTTGAAATCTCCATTCCTGTTCATCGGGTAAATGACCTGAATCAAGTAACCGTTGATATTGGATCATTTGATTATGAGATACCAAATCAAAGCCAGATGAAGTTAAGTTCAACAATTGAAATCCATGGAATTGATGAACAGACACAGGAAGTTCCGGTTCAGTCGGATGAGAGCGAACCTGCATTTATGCAGCGGGAAGATGAGGAATTTGAATTTGACATAAAAGAGGAAGCCCAAGACGAGGATACCCCCGAGGCAGAGGAAGAGCCCGCCGCTGAATTACCGCAGATGGGAGAATCTGAACCAGCCGATGAGGAAGATGGTCGTTGGAAATATAAGAAATCCCAGTCACTGACAGAGTTTTTTAATAAGGATGCCAAAGAAGAACCGGAAATGGAAACAAGCGAGGAAGATGCATCTCCAGAGGTGGAAATTAGCGAATCGGAAGAAATGGTCGAAACAACTGAAGACCAAATGGATAGCGAAGCGGAGGATGTCCGTTATCTCTCTGACATGTTTCGCTCAGAAGAAGGCGAAGAATATGTCAGTATGCGGTTGTGTATTGTTCAGGAGACAGATACAGTCGAAACAATTGCGGAACGCTATGAAATATCAGCCGGCCAGCTGCTTAAAAAGAACCGGTTAAGCAACGAAGATTTGACAGAAGGACAATTACTGTATATTCCATATAAGAAGCTTAATTAG
- the hemL gene encoding glutamate-1-semialdehyde 2,1-aminomutase, giving the protein MPGGVNSPVRAFKSVDLTPIFMESGKGSKIYDIEKHEYIDYVLSWGPLILGHADDRVTAALKEAVDNGTSFGTPTLIENKLAQLVIDRVPSIEMVRMVNSGTEATMSAIRVARGYTGRDKILKFEGNYHGHGDSLLIKAGSGVATLGLPDSPGVPESIAQNTITVPYNDMESVRYAFERFGNKLAAVIVEPVSGNMGVVPPQEDFLQNLRKVTEEYGSLLIFDEVMTGFRVGYNCAQGFFGVTPDLTCLGKVIGGGLPVGAYGGKREIMEKVAPTGSIYQAGTLSGNPLAMTAGYETLRALDETSYEKINDKVDQLVAGYKQAAIDFDIPLHINRAGSMVGFFFTNQPVINFETAQTSNLDYFAQYYRNMIEEGIFLPPSQFEGMFLSTAHTDEEIEKTIAAVRKAFEAIKK; this is encoded by the coding sequence ATGCCAGGAGGGGTGAACTCACCTGTACGGGCATTTAAATCAGTTGATTTGACACCTATCTTTATGGAATCCGGTAAAGGATCAAAAATTTATGATATTGAAAAACATGAATACATCGATTATGTTCTCAGCTGGGGTCCGCTGATTTTGGGACATGCGGATGATCGTGTAACTGCTGCTTTGAAAGAAGCGGTTGATAACGGGACAAGCTTTGGTACGCCTACTTTAATTGAAAATAAATTGGCACAGCTCGTAATTGATCGTGTGCCATCCATCGAGATGGTTCGTATGGTAAACTCTGGTACAGAAGCAACGATGAGTGCTATCCGTGTTGCACGGGGATATACCGGTCGTGACAAAATTTTAAAATTCGAGGGGAACTATCATGGTCATGGGGATTCCCTACTGATTAAAGCAGGTTCCGGGGTTGCCACACTTGGTTTGCCGGATAGTCCGGGAGTACCTGAGTCGATTGCTCAAAATACGATTACCGTTCCATATAATGATATGGAAAGTGTGCGCTATGCCTTCGAACGTTTCGGTAATAAGCTGGCCGCTGTTATTGTAGAACCGGTTTCCGGCAATATGGGAGTTGTCCCTCCACAGGAAGATTTCCTGCAGAATTTACGGAAAGTAACAGAGGAATATGGTTCATTGCTTATCTTTGATGAAGTAATGACAGGTTTCCGTGTTGGCTATAATTGTGCACAGGGCTTCTTTGGTGTGACACCTGATTTAACGTGTCTCGGAAAAGTTATCGGTGGCGGACTGCCTGTTGGAGCGTATGGCGGGAAACGGGAGATAATGGAAAAGGTTGCCCCCACCGGTTCAATTTACCAGGCAGGGACATTATCCGGAAATCCGCTTGCCATGACTGCTGGTTATGAAACGTTACGTGCTTTGGATGAAACGTCGTATGAAAAAATTAACGATAAAGTGGATCAGCTTGTTGCGGGATACAAACAGGCTGCAATTGATTTCGATATTCCACTGCATATTAATCGTGCAGGTTCAATGGTCGGATTTTTCTTTACCAATCAGCCGGTGATTAACTTTGAAACAGCACAAACATCCAATCTGGATTATTTTGCTCAGTATTATCGCAATATGATTGAAGAGGGAATATTCCTTCCTCCTTCCCAATTTGAAGGTATGTTTTTATCAACTGCCCATACCGATGAAGAAATTGAAAAAACAATTGCCGCTGTCCGAAAGGCTTTTGAAGCGATTAAAAAATAA
- the hemB gene encoding porphobilinogen synthase has protein sequence MTDNYDFKRHRKLRSSNAMRSLVRETHLHTDDFIYPIFVVEGTNVKNEVSSMPGVYQVSLDHVKAEMEELRTLGIKAVMVFGVPSEKDEQGTGAFIEKGIVQEATRLIKREVPEMLVVADTCLCEYTSHGHCGVIHNHDVDNDASLELLAKTAVSQAEAGADIIAPSNMMDGFVIVIRKALDQAGYTNIPIMSYAVKYASAYYGPFRDAADSTPQFGDRRTYQMDPANRLEALREAESDMNEGADFLIVKPAMSYLDIVRDVKNNFNAPVVAYNVSGEYSMVKAAAQNGWINEQELVMEKLTAMKRAGADLIITYFAKDVAKWMENN, from the coding sequence ATGACTGATAACTATGATTTTAAACGTCACAGAAAGCTGCGTTCCTCAAATGCGATGCGTTCACTAGTACGCGAAACGCATTTGCATACGGATGATTTTATTTACCCTATTTTTGTGGTAGAAGGCACCAACGTTAAAAATGAAGTGTCATCCATGCCTGGTGTCTATCAAGTTTCATTGGATCATGTGAAAGCTGAAATGGAAGAATTGCGAACGCTTGGAATTAAGGCTGTTATGGTTTTTGGCGTCCCTTCGGAAAAAGATGAACAAGGTACCGGCGCATTTATCGAAAAGGGAATTGTTCAGGAAGCAACACGGCTCATAAAGCGGGAAGTTCCGGAAATGCTTGTTGTTGCAGATACATGTTTGTGTGAATATACGTCACATGGACATTGCGGTGTCATCCATAATCATGACGTTGATAATGATGCGTCACTGGAATTGCTTGCCAAAACAGCTGTATCACAGGCAGAAGCAGGCGCTGATATCATTGCTCCGTCAAACATGATGGATGGTTTCGTCATTGTTATTCGAAAGGCATTGGATCAAGCAGGATATACAAATATACCAATTATGTCCTATGCCGTTAAGTATGCTTCAGCGTATTATGGTCCGTTCCGTGATGCTGCTGATAGCACACCGCAGTTTGGCGACCGCAGAACATATCAAATGGATCCAGCTAATCGGCTTGAAGCATTAAGAGAAGCAGAGTCTGATATGAATGAGGGTGCAGACTTTCTAATTGTAAAACCGGCGATGTCATATTTGGATATTGTTCGTGATGTAAAAAACAACTTCAATGCCCCAGTTGTTGCGTACAATGTCAGCGGGGAATATTCCATGGTAAAAGCAGCTGCACAAAACGGGTGGATTAATGAGCAGGAACTTGTAATGGAAAAATTGACCGCCATGAAACGAGCTGGAGCTGATTTGATAATTACGTATTTTGCCAAAGATGTTGCTAAATGGATGGAGAATAATTAA
- a CDS encoding uroporphyrinogen-III synthase produces the protein MPVDLHGKKILITREQKQAKEFSEKVLRYGGIPLEVPLLKISCIENSCAQQEQFNGRHYDWLFFTSTNGVDCFFTCENSKKIASGARIAAVGHKTAAKLEEYGYTVEFIPSTYHAEAMTNEFPEQNRLPDMRILLVQGSKSRDVLPKWLTEQNVLFDTAVVYESLFHYENKGKLIKALHHENPDFITFTSPSTIDAFVEMSQEVGQPDCTFVGIGSTTAQHANDLGFGHILTADEFTIDGMIQCMSDYLAVKG, from the coding sequence ATGCCAGTCGATTTGCATGGAAAAAAGATTTTAATAACAAGGGAGCAAAAACAGGCAAAAGAGTTTTCCGAAAAAGTACTGCGTTACGGAGGAATACCGCTTGAAGTTCCACTTTTAAAAATTTCATGCATCGAAAACTCCTGTGCTCAACAAGAGCAGTTTAATGGAAGGCATTATGATTGGCTCTTTTTTACAAGTACAAATGGTGTAGATTGTTTCTTTACATGTGAAAACAGCAAAAAAATAGCATCGGGCGCCCGGATTGCTGCAGTTGGCCATAAAACAGCCGCTAAATTGGAGGAGTACGGTTATACTGTTGAATTTATTCCCTCCACCTACCATGCGGAGGCAATGACGAATGAATTTCCCGAACAAAATCGGTTGCCTGACATGCGAATTTTGCTTGTACAAGGAAGCAAATCGAGGGATGTCTTGCCTAAATGGCTGACTGAACAAAATGTGTTATTTGATACTGCTGTTGTATATGAGTCTTTATTCCATTATGAAAATAAAGGAAAATTAATTAAGGCATTGCATCATGAAAATCCTGACTTTATCACGTTTACAAGTCCATCAACAATTGATGCATTTGTGGAAATGAGTCAAGAAGTTGGCCAGCCGGATTGTACATTTGTCGGTATTGGATCAACAACGGCCCAACATGCGAATGATTTAGGATTTGGACATATTTTAACGGCAGATGAATTTACAATTGATGGAATGATACAATGTATGAGTGATTATTTAGCTGTGAAAGGATAG
- the hemC gene encoding hydroxymethylbilane synthase — MRKIVVGSRKSNLALTQTNWVIEQLKKAGVENEFDVKKIVTKGDKILDVTLSKVGGKGLFVKEIEQAMYDKEIDFAVHSMKDMPSEMPEGLVISTIPLREDHRDAYIAKGNVALKDLPEGAIVGTSSLRRSAQILAARPDVEIKWIRGNIETRLRKLEEEDYDAIILAVSGLKRVGLSEELITEYLEPDVCIPAVGQGALAIECREDDTELHELLNVINDSLTTTTVEAERTFLHLLEGGCQVPIGGYAHMEEDEVVLTALVATPDGNTVLKETVRGTDPIAVGKEAADKMISRGAKDIVDTVKEEMDD, encoded by the coding sequence ATGCGTAAAATAGTCGTCGGATCACGAAAGAGCAATTTGGCATTGACACAGACCAACTGGGTCATTGAGCAGTTGAAAAAGGCTGGAGTCGAAAACGAATTTGATGTAAAAAAAATTGTAACGAAGGGTGACAAGATTCTGGATGTCACATTATCAAAAGTAGGCGGCAAAGGCTTGTTTGTAAAAGAAATCGAACAGGCAATGTATGATAAAGAAATTGATTTTGCCGTTCACAGTATGAAAGACATGCCTTCAGAAATGCCAGAGGGGTTGGTTATCTCTACAATTCCTTTGCGGGAGGATCATCGGGATGCATATATCGCGAAAGGTAATGTCGCATTGAAAGATCTGCCAGAAGGGGCTATTGTCGGGACAAGCAGTCTCAGACGTTCTGCACAGATTCTTGCCGCAAGACCGGATGTGGAAATTAAATGGATCCGCGGAAATATTGAAACAAGGCTGCGTAAGCTGGAAGAAGAAGATTATGACGCTATTATTCTGGCGGTATCCGGACTGAAACGTGTCGGCTTGAGCGAAGAGCTTATTACGGAATACCTTGAACCGGATGTATGTATTCCGGCAGTGGGTCAAGGTGCATTGGCCATTGAGTGCCGTGAAGATGATACGGAACTTCACGAATTGTTGAATGTCATTAATGATTCCTTAACGACAACAACTGTGGAGGCGGAACGGACTTTCTTGCATTTGCTTGAAGGCGGATGTCAGGTGCCGATTGGCGGTTACGCACATATGGAAGAAGATGAAGTTGTCTTAACAGCTCTCGTAGCAACCCCTGATGGAAATACAGTCTTGAAAGAGACTGTGCGCGGGACTGATCCCATAGCAGTAGGCAAAGAAGCGGCGGATAAAATGATCAGCCGCGGGGCGAAGGACATCGTCGATACTGTAAAAGAGGAGATGGATGACTGA
- a CDS encoding cytochrome C assembly family protein produces MIESKWIYEIILIIYGLSLVGYFIDFIQRNRRANRIAFWLLSMVWLFQTIFLLNNIFLENNFPVLTIYDGLFFYAWVLVTFSVVINRLFRVQFILFFTNLLGFFVFLLYVSTRAQTYLQDQGIQLVHEILITHITLAIISYGFFTLSFLFSMMYLIQYKFLKEKKGLNWMWRFGDLQRLDSFSFIAVTLGVPLLTIAITLGVVWAYVSNSEFYWFDMKTIGSLIVLAAYTLYLFLRLGKGQQGKSISLYNTAAFLILLVNFFLFNVLSNFHFNSFL; encoded by the coding sequence ATGATTGAATCGAAGTGGATATATGAAATCATTCTAATTATTTATGGATTGAGTTTGGTTGGATACTTTATCGATTTTATTCAGCGTAACCGGAGGGCCAACAGAATTGCCTTCTGGTTACTTAGTATGGTTTGGCTTTTTCAGACCATTTTTTTGTTGAATAATATATTTTTAGAAAATAATTTTCCAGTATTAACGATATATGATGGTTTGTTTTTTTATGCATGGGTTCTGGTGACATTTTCTGTTGTTATTAACCGGTTATTCCGCGTGCAATTTATCTTGTTCTTTACCAATTTACTTGGTTTTTTTGTCTTTCTGTTGTATGTTTCAACGAGAGCACAAACGTATTTGCAGGACCAGGGTATTCAGCTTGTGCATGAGATACTGATTACCCATATTACATTGGCAATTATTTCATATGGCTTTTTTACGTTGTCATTTCTTTTTTCCATGATGTATTTGATTCAGTATAAATTTCTGAAAGAGAAAAAGGGATTGAATTGGATGTGGAGGTTTGGAGATTTGCAGCGTCTTGATTCATTCTCATTTATTGCTGTCACACTAGGTGTACCGCTTTTGACGATTGCAATAACACTTGGTGTTGTTTGGGCATATGTTTCCAATTCTGAATTCTACTGGTTTGATATGAAGACAATCGGGTCGTTGATTGTATTGGCTGCCTATACGCTTTATTTGTTCTTGCGGCTTGGAAAAGGGCAGCAGGGGAAATCCATTTCCCTGTACAATACCGCAGCATTCTTAATACTATTAGTCAATTTCTTTTTATTTAATGTGCTATCCAATTTTCATTTTAATAGTTTTCTTTAG
- the hemA gene encoding glutamyl-tRNA reductase, with protein MHILKVGINYKSTPVEIREKLTFSEESLDQAMLMLKEQKSILENVIVSTCNRTEIYAVVDQVHTGRYYIKQFLEDWFQIDKAEFVDYLRIAESDGAIEHLLRVSTGLDSMVLGETQILGQVKQSFLTAQEMQTTGTVFNEMFKQSITFAKRSHKDTAIGEHAVSVSYAAVELAKKIFSDLQDKHVVILGAGKMGELAAKNLHGSGANRITVVNRTYTKAQELAGKFHAKAEGMERLQDILKDADILISSTGSDSVVLDKATIETIQKQRKGKPLFLVDIAVPRDLDSAIGELDNVFLYDIDDLQHIVDENLKARKKAASTIELMLEEEIVQFNDWLQTLGVVPVISALRQKALSIQAETMKSIERKIPDLNKREKKVLNKHTKSIINQLLKEPVTQAKELAADKNKDESLDLFVKIFGIESEVEAEIIKQTQKNTKTMDKVSFPGSEQKPSTVK; from the coding sequence TTGCACATACTTAAAGTCGGAATCAATTACAAATCAACCCCTGTTGAAATAAGGGAGAAACTTACTTTTTCCGAAGAATCACTCGATCAGGCGATGCTAATGTTAAAGGAACAGAAGAGTATTCTGGAAAATGTTATTGTTTCCACTTGTAACCGAACCGAAATTTATGCGGTAGTGGATCAGGTTCATACAGGTCGGTATTATATAAAGCAATTTCTGGAAGATTGGTTCCAAATTGATAAAGCAGAATTTGTTGATTACTTGCGGATTGCAGAGAGTGATGGCGCGATTGAACATCTTTTGCGTGTATCAACTGGTTTGGATTCAATGGTTCTTGGGGAAACACAAATTTTGGGGCAAGTGAAACAATCTTTTTTAACTGCCCAAGAAATGCAGACAACGGGTACTGTATTTAATGAAATGTTTAAACAATCGATTACATTTGCCAAACGTTCGCATAAGGATACAGCAATTGGTGAACATGCTGTGTCGGTAAGCTATGCAGCCGTAGAACTTGCCAAGAAAATTTTCAGTGATTTGCAGGATAAACATGTTGTTATTCTCGGTGCTGGGAAAATGGGTGAACTGGCTGCCAAAAATTTGCATGGTTCAGGTGCAAATCGGATTACTGTAGTTAACCGTACGTATACGAAAGCACAGGAACTGGCCGGAAAGTTTCATGCGAAAGCTGAGGGAATGGAACGTTTACAGGATATATTGAAGGATGCTGATATTTTAATCAGTTCAACAGGATCAGATTCTGTGGTGCTGGACAAAGCGACAATAGAAACTATTCAAAAGCAGCGTAAGGGAAAACCGCTATTTCTCGTGGACATTGCTGTGCCGCGCGATTTGGATTCGGCGATTGGTGAACTGGATAATGTTTTCCTTTATGATATTGACGATTTGCAGCATATTGTGGATGAGAATCTGAAAGCTAGGAAAAAAGCAGCGTCAACGATTGAATTAATGCTGGAAGAAGAAATTGTGCAATTTAATGATTGGCTGCAGACTCTTGGGGTTGTGCCTGTAATCTCGGCACTTCGTCAAAAAGCACTATCCATTCAGGCGGAAACGATGAAGAGCATCGAACGCAAAATCCCTGATTTGAACAAGCGGGAGAAGAAAGTGCTGAATAAGCATACAAAAAGCATAATTAATCAGTTGCTTAAAGAACCGGTGACACAGGCTAAGGAACTCGCAGCTGATAAAAACAAAGACGAGTCATTAGACCTTTTCGTGAAAATTTTCGGTATTGAGTCCGAAGTGGAAGCGGAAATCATTAAACAGACTCAAAAAAATACCAAGACGATGGACAAAGTATCCTTTCCTGGTTCGGAACAGAAACCAAGCACAGTAAAATGA
- a CDS encoding LiaI-LiaF-like domain-containing protein, producing the protein MKKQNTFAAYILIGVGIYFLLRKLQIPIITDFYSWPTLLIIIGIALLIYSYTARDYQHLFSGTVVLGIGIHFHGLEHYGFWIDHWAVYLLIVGIAFIVRAIRTKKGFMMGLLLIGLAILFIFSFKLPGLFDWVYDATDFFENFWPLLLIVIGIIWLKKKK; encoded by the coding sequence ATGAAAAAACAAAATACTTTTGCTGCCTACATATTAATTGGCGTTGGGATATATTTCCTGCTTCGAAAACTGCAAATCCCAATCATCACCGATTTTTATTCATGGCCGACGTTACTGATTATTATAGGCATTGCACTCTTAATATACAGTTATACTGCCAGGGATTATCAGCATTTATTCAGCGGAACTGTCGTTCTTGGAATCGGCATTCATTTCCATGGGCTCGAACACTATGGATTCTGGATTGATCATTGGGCTGTCTATCTGCTTATAGTGGGGATTGCATTTATTGTAAGGGCAATCCGAACAAAAAAAGGATTTATGATGGGATTACTTCTGATAGGTCTGGCGATTCTTTTTATTTTCTCCTTTAAATTGCCTGGTCTGTTCGATTGGGTATACGATGCAACAGATTTCTTTGAAAATTTTTGGCCGCTGCTCCTAATTGTAATTGGTATAATCTGGCTGAAGAAGAAAAAATAA
- a CDS encoding amino acid ABC transporter ATP-binding protein, whose translation MSEVQEMIRVDKLNKSFGDLHVLKDIDLKVNESDVVVLIGASGSGKSTLLRCLNFLELKNSGEIIVEGEQIEADTHNLNKVRERVGMVFQHFNLFPHKTVIGNIIEAPTQVKGIKKEQAIKEGKALLEKVGLGDKCDVFPSTLSGGQKQRVAIARALAMKPDVMLFDEPTSALDPELVGEVLATMKELAEDGMTMVVVTHEMGFAREVGDWVVYMHDGKVVEAGPPDDLFDYPKQERTKAFLSSIL comes from the coding sequence ATGAGTGAAGTACAGGAAATGATCAGGGTTGATAAATTAAATAAATCATTCGGGGATCTGCATGTGCTGAAAGATATAGACCTGAAAGTGAATGAAAGCGATGTTGTTGTACTAATTGGGGCAAGCGGATCCGGGAAAAGTACGCTGCTAAGGTGTCTGAATTTCCTTGAGTTGAAAAATAGCGGGGAGATTATTGTTGAAGGTGAGCAAATTGAAGCGGACACCCATAATCTTAATAAAGTGCGGGAGAGGGTGGGGATGGTTTTCCAGCATTTTAATCTGTTTCCGCATAAAACAGTCATCGGTAATATTATTGAGGCGCCTACACAAGTTAAGGGCATCAAAAAAGAACAGGCCATCAAAGAAGGAAAAGCATTGCTGGAAAAGGTCGGGCTTGGTGATAAATGCGATGTCTTTCCATCAACTTTATCCGGCGGTCAGAAGCAGCGGGTTGCTATTGCCCGTGCATTGGCCATGAAACCGGATGTTATGTTGTTTGATGAACCAACTTCGGCACTTGATCCGGAGCTGGTTGGAGAAGTTCTTGCAACAATGAAGGAACTAGCTGAAGATGGGATGACAATGGTTGTCGTAACACATGAAATGGGATTCGCACGAGAAGTCGGTGACTGGGTCGTATATATGCATGATGGCAAAGTTGTCGAAGCAGGACCTCCGGATGACCTATTCGATTATCCAAAACAAGAACGAACAAAAGCATTCCTAAGCTCAATCCTCTAA
- a CDS encoding amino acid ABC transporter permease, whose translation MSHFLDVFIGSYDLFLKGLWLTFELSAASLLIAFIIGLFFAILKISNIKILEWIADAYIWVVRGTPLIVQIFVLYYGLAEILLIPMFWAGVAGLAFHSGAYIAEIIRGAIQSIDKGQREAGRTLGMSKGLTMRRIILPQAFRRAVPSLGNQFIIGIKDSSLVSFIGMQELFGVASTQGSNNFDYLPYYLTVAVYYLFIVLILTLLVNLLEKKMARSD comes from the coding sequence TTGTCGCATTTTTTGGACGTATTTATTGGCAGTTATGATTTATTTTTAAAAGGGTTGTGGCTAACCTTTGAATTATCGGCTGCTTCACTGTTGATTGCATTTATTATTGGTTTGTTCTTTGCAATCTTGAAAATATCTAATATTAAAATACTTGAGTGGATTGCTGATGCATACATATGGGTTGTCCGGGGTACCCCGCTTATTGTACAAATTTTTGTACTTTATTACGGTCTCGCGGAAATATTATTAATTCCAATGTTTTGGGCAGGTGTAGCCGGTCTGGCCTTTCACAGTGGTGCGTACATCGCTGAAATTATTCGTGGTGCGATCCAATCCATTGATAAAGGACAGCGGGAGGCTGGCCGTACCCTGGGGATGTCCAAGGGGCTTACAATGCGGCGGATTATTCTCCCGCAGGCGTTTCGTCGTGCGGTGCCTTCCTTGGGGAATCAGTTTATTATTGGTATTAAGGATTCGTCGCTTGTTTCATTTATAGGAATGCAGGAGTTGTTTGGGGTTGCGAGCACACAGGGATCCAATAATTTTGACTATCTTCCATACTACTTAACTGTTGCTGTTTATTACTTGTTTATTGTTTTAATTTTGACATTACTAGTGAATTTGCTTGAAAAGAAGATGGCGCGCAGTGATTAA
- a CDS encoding transporter substrate-binding domain-containing protein — translation MRKLKITLFIGILMVVLSACGGTSEGSSSEGTGKYDLMEEGKLVFAASGEFKPFSYMEGGKMVGYDIAVAEAIAEKLGLEPVQKKAKFSGIVTGVKQGRYDIAVASHTITEKRLKQVNFSDPYYYSGPVVYTRPDSDVKAADDLKGKKVSVSRGSTYVEMAKQYTNNIPQVDSDVVALQSLAKGHHDAVITDAVTGSTAIENGLEIEKRTQLGVSKQAVAVPKDHDKLLKDINKALKELKESGKLKELSMKWVGADITQKPDKSNE, via the coding sequence TTGAGAAAACTGAAAATTACATTATTTATCGGCATTTTAATGGTTGTTTTATCCGCATGTGGCGGTACTTCTGAAGGTTCATCATCTGAAGGTACAGGTAAATATGATTTGATGGAAGAAGGTAAGCTTGTTTTCGCTGCTTCCGGTGAATTTAAACCATTCAGTTATATGGAAGGCGGAAAGATGGTCGGTTATGATATTGCTGTGGCAGAAGCGATTGCCGAAAAACTTGGACTTGAACCTGTGCAGAAAAAAGCAAAGTTTTCCGGAATTGTGACCGGCGTTAAACAAGGCCGGTATGACATTGCAGTTGCAAGTCATACCATTACGGAAAAACGTTTGAAACAGGTCAATTTTTCAGACCCGTATTATTATTCGGGGCCGGTAGTGTATACACGTCCTGACAGCGATGTTAAAGCAGCTGATGATTTGAAGGGGAAGAAAGTTTCGGTTTCGCGGGGCTCAACTTATGTTGAAATGGCAAAACAGTATACCAATAACATTCCACAGGTTGACAGTGATGTTGTTGCATTGCAATCACTTGCTAAAGGGCATCATGACGCGGTGATAACAGATGCGGTTACTGGAAGTACAGCCATTGAAAACGGGCTGGAAATCGAAAAACGGACACAGTTGGGTGTCAGTAAGCAGGCAGTCGCGGTTCCGAAAGACCACGACAAATTGCTGAAGGATATCAACAAAGCATTAAAGGAACTAAAAGAAAGTGGAAAACTGAAAGAACTTTCTATGAAATGGGTCGGTGCTGACATCACTCAAAAACCGGATAAATCAAATGAATAA
- the yihA gene encoding ribosome biogenesis GTP-binding protein YihA/YsxC produces MKVTDAEIVISAVSQKQYPSDQLPEIALAGRSNVGKSSFINKLINRKNLARTSSKPGKTQTLNFYKINQSFYFVDVPGYGYAKVSKKEREKWGGMMETYFETRKPLKAVALITDIRHEPTQDDQQMYDFLKYFELPVMIIATKLDKIPKGKRVKHVNRTRKVLDLEDEDIVLPFSAETGEGKEAVWSNMKRYL; encoded by the coding sequence ATGAAGGTAACTGATGCAGAAATTGTGATTAGCGCCGTCAGTCAGAAGCAATATCCGTCCGACCAGCTGCCGGAAATCGCGCTGGCAGGACGGTCTAATGTCGGGAAATCGTCATTCATTAATAAATTGATTAACCGGAAAAACCTTGCCAGAACCTCTTCAAAACCTGGTAAAACGCAAACATTGAACTTTTATAAAATAAATCAGTCATTTTATTTTGTCGACGTACCTGGTTATGGCTATGCCAAAGTGTCCAAGAAAGAGCGGGAAAAGTGGGGCGGCATGATGGAGACGTATTTTGAAACAAGGAAACCATTGAAGGCTGTTGCACTGATTACGGACATCCGTCATGAACCGACCCAAGATGATCAGCAAATGTATGATTTTCTGAAGTATTTTGAACTGCCTGTAATGATTATTGCTACCAAGCTGGATAAAATCCCCAAAGGAAAACGTGTTAAACATGTAAACCGGACAAGGAAGGTGCTGGATTTGGAAGACGAAGACATTGTGCTTCCATTTTCCGCGGAAACCGGTGAGGGAAAAGAAGCGGTCTGGAGTAATATGAAACGGTATTTATGA